ttagaaagtataaaaaatatataagagTAAATTTTCCATGCATGCAAAGTactcaaatatatattgtttatttaaacaattattaaccatgaaataaatatcacataaaaaataatgaaaaacaaACATAAGTAACGGATTAGCACGTTTGGAACAATTAAAACATattgtaaataatattagacaatttattttttaaaaaaagcaTGAAAAAAgcatttcattatttaaatcatcAAACAAAAATACATAGAGATGTTTTTTAGTTAAAAAAcagttattatattatatatatatatttcatcatttacAATTTGcgtattatattttgttatgaTGAAATTCATATACCAAGTTTTGTCCAGATAAAGGTTTAGAGTTAATTTATCCATTTGATGATACCTGTTTTATTCtgttcatttttatctCATAGAATTTacttattataaatatatttttttattagcaCCCAATTAATTCATTCTTTCTATAATAGTTGTTTTTCCATGTATTGAAtctatataatttgaaaCTCTAGATTAATattagttttattttttattttctataatacttttataacaatatttttattaatattcatatttataattaaaccCAATTGTATCGTTATTTCTGactaatattttatatattttttggcgtttctatttcatatatttttcgaCACATTTTGCCATCCACTATAATCGTCATTACTAATCGTATTTTATCCCCTTTCTTTCGATTGTATTAACTTTTAGAGACAAAATCATTTTGAATtacatttttcaaatacTAAGAGTAAATTATagagaaataataatatatgtataaagaatatttaatataagcgaatttataaatgttatatatattaacattaTGTTCTAGcgttacaaaaaaaatgttttttatgttatGCATACAAAAGACAATGATGAAAGAAAGctatgaataaaaaacacATATCTAATGGAGTCAAATATGATTtcatacacatatatatattaccaTACTACTATTGACtcaattaaataaatttaatgtaTCTATGAAATTGTTTATAGTATTATTCTATTAATAAACTTCAAAAGATGAAATAttgtaaaattttaatttcattatataaaatataaccatatgtatataatataaaattatacgGATACAAACAATAAGTACTATGATTATAGAAAACAGATTAATCTTATTTCagttattaattattttcggaacattttttcacaaattttatactataaataagtataaataacgaaaaaattcatataaacatatatgttagtattttattcaaatatataatcaaaacatattacatttattttaataattacataataaaattataaactTAAAATATGGGCTCGTAAATGTAGAAAATAACAGCATAATTCATTCGTCTAGAAGTGTCACCTGTCAAACATTATAGTTTAAGTGataattagaaaaaattattttgctcgtttttaattcaatatcactttaatataattattatatgaatattattcatttaattttaaatttgaaGGGTGATTGTCTAATctgttttttaaatttaataaaaactgATAATGTTCTGGACTTTGTACAGGAAAATTATGCGGAACATTTCCCACCAGCAATGCTACCTTAGAAAGAAATCCATTGGCATTTGACgattttttagtttttttatctcttttaaatatattaaaacaatTAGACTTTTTGTTATGTGCAAATTCTTGAATCGTAATAGAGCCAAAACTGTAGTTATcttctatattatattctGAAATACTTCTATATCTAAAAtgttcattattatttatatctataCTGTTTATTTCATGTTCATCATGCGCattcttatttttcttgacatatttatttaaatcgtCCTGCATATCAATAAACGTATTAACAAATGTATCTATTCACGTacacataataatatgtaaacaactatattttttatataagatgaaataaaaataagtcAATGTTTAACatatctatatatgtaacttttcgatatatatttttatttgttgtGTTTTTCGCCTCACGTTATTTGTAAAACATTGTATTATTGCAATCATAAGGATATAGGAAACAACGGTAactacatatttttttattcatgttcttattaataaaaagtgTTTCCTCGATTACgctttaaataatatatatgttttattcgTTTccaattttcattttatctattattattgtaaaGCAATATGccattatttaatattacaaTTATTAGCAATATGTTCTTATAcaatttgtttaattttaatttatataagcaaattatttgatatttATGAGATTATATGTTGCTTCTATTTGAAATCATTCACAAATTTATGATCATGCAATTATAAgttaacaaaatttaatattttatttttacttgaatataagtaataacaataaataaataatataatttattttaaatgcataaaaatgtatagaTTTGTTCGcgaatattttttgcttatttgaaccattatatttaatataacaaaattatttttaatattaaaatataaataaattaatgcactaatttatatgtatatatcatcatataaatatataattacgaaaatttttatatttatgtttttttcaaataacaTCCCATTTTCGTACCGAatacattatttaattataaacaaataaccTTATGTAACACATTCAAcctaaaatatattttttgcatatttttatataaataagtcTTTAGTAAATTTAAAGGTTCACTTAATAACATGCTTGATATTTTATagcttatatttttctattgtTTGTCTACAAgcaaattaatatatattaattatggtattaaaatattagatatatatatatatatatatatatatatattgcataTATGCAGACGTCtgaaaaacaattaaaaaaagttgtTTGCATCTAAATggattataatttttatattttattgctATATTTCTccaattttaaatattaataatattatatattttgtttaccacttttttgtaaattttttttttcataaattggtatataatcattttatttatataatatatctatgcatatacaccaccaaatatatgatttccattaaataatataaaatattcatatctTCAAATGCAATCCAAACAAATaatcaaattataatattaaatcaCAAAAGTAATACATATAGAaccaatatatttttatctcaaatcgaaaaataaaatatacttaATTCTATTAACTTTATCTTCAGCATATTCATTTAACAAATGTTAAGATactttttgtatttaaaCAATACAATATTTGacttttataaataataattaaagaCAAATAAGTATTATAATTCAGTTATAATAGAGATTTTCATCATAtagaaattttattttgtgttttattataaaataagaaaCAAACTTTTGacatttatcatatatacacaatacttctttatattaatagacaaatttactatttagtattctttaaatttatacattttttaaattcgaCTTCAAATATAAGTTAAATTTATCACTCTAGATAATTTAGTTTTcctttataaaaaaaaaaattaacaaaacaaataagTTAATAAATGGCACAGGGGCATCCTGTATAagtttgtatatatatttaatagtgatattttttcccaTGAGCGGGCTTATAATCGTATTTGTCATTTTTCTCGTATCAacttattataattattcgCATCGGTTTTTTCCATCCAATTCAATTTATAaccttttcattttttgtctTCAGTTGTTTTCTCCATTCAAATGACAAATACTAACgtaaaattatgaaaaatatataatattttgtagtGAGAaagtattttaaaaattgtatacttcataattttatttttattcaccTTGTGCATAATAGCTAAACTAATGGGTATTAAAAGAACTATAATTGAAATTCCAAATTGTTTGTATTCTTTAAtatgattattttatttttatcactCAGGATatttactttatttttggGTTTATACCTTATATTATTGAAGTCAAATGTTTCAAAAATTTTCGCAAAATATGAATAGCTTTTATTTGTCGCTGTAAGTTTTTGAAGACGACCttcgatttttttaattttattttcattaacaGCAAAATCTCTGAAATCGactatatatacttttaatttattcaaTAAATGCAGATATGAATTGcattcaaaaatattttcataaagggatctatatttattaaaacattGGCAAAATTCTTAGAAAACTCTTTACGTTTgccatttt
The sequence above is a segment of the Plasmodium berghei ANKA genome assembly, chromosome: 1 genome. Coding sequences within it:
- a CDS encoding fam-c protein, whose protein sequence is MIAIIQCFTNNDDLNKYVKKNKNAHDEHEINSIDINNNEHFRYRSISEYNIEDNYSFGSITIQEFAHNKKSNCFNIFKRDKKTKKSSNANGFLSKVALLVGNVPHNFPVQSPEHYQFLLNLKNRLDNHPSNLKLNE